A region of Streptomyces sp. NBC_01267 DNA encodes the following proteins:
- a CDS encoding class II 3-deoxy-7-phosphoheptulonate synthase produces MTVNADTQAPAVQATWRDLPAAQQPEYPDTEALRDVIADLTSYPPLVFAGECDQLRERLGAVAKGEAFLLQGGDCAEAFDAVSAEQIRAKLKTLLQMSAVLTYAASVPVVKVGRIAGQYSKPRSKGTETRDGVTLPTYRGDSVNGFAFNEKSRVPDPDRLKQMYHASASTLNLVRAFTTGGYADLRQVHAWNQDFVKSSPSGQRYEQLAREIDSALNFMKACGTDPAEFRAVEFYASHEALLLDYESALTRTDSRTGRLYDTSGHMVWVGERTRQLDHAHIEFAAQIRNPIGVKLGPTTTPEEALSYVERLDPDREPGRLTFIVRMGADKVRDKLPNLVENVTASGAQVVWVTDPMHGNTFEAASGHKTRRFDDVLDEVKGFFEVHKSLGTHPGGIHVELTGDDVTECVGGGDEIFVDDLHQRYETACDPRLNRSQSLDLAFLVAEMYRAQ; encoded by the coding sequence GTGACCGTGAACGCTGATACCCAAGCCCCCGCCGTACAGGCGACCTGGCGAGACCTTCCCGCGGCGCAGCAGCCCGAGTACCCGGATACCGAGGCGCTGCGCGATGTGATCGCGGACCTCACGTCGTATCCGCCGCTCGTCTTCGCGGGCGAGTGCGACCAGCTGCGCGAGCGCCTGGGAGCCGTTGCCAAGGGCGAGGCGTTCCTGCTCCAGGGCGGCGACTGTGCCGAGGCCTTCGACGCCGTGTCCGCGGAGCAGATCCGCGCGAAGCTCAAGACGCTGCTCCAGATGAGCGCGGTGCTCACCTACGCCGCGTCGGTGCCCGTCGTCAAGGTCGGCCGGATCGCCGGGCAGTACTCCAAGCCGCGCTCCAAGGGGACCGAGACCCGCGACGGGGTGACCCTGCCGACGTACCGCGGTGACTCGGTCAACGGCTTCGCCTTCAACGAGAAGTCGCGGGTGCCCGACCCCGACCGGCTGAAGCAGATGTACCACGCGTCGGCGTCGACGCTGAACCTGGTCCGCGCCTTCACCACCGGTGGGTACGCCGACCTGCGCCAGGTGCACGCCTGGAACCAGGACTTCGTCAAGTCGTCGCCGTCCGGGCAGCGTTACGAGCAGCTCGCCCGTGAGATCGACAGCGCGCTCAACTTCATGAAGGCCTGCGGGACCGACCCGGCGGAGTTCCGCGCGGTCGAGTTCTACGCCTCGCACGAGGCGCTGCTGCTGGACTACGAGTCGGCGCTGACCCGTACCGACTCGCGCACCGGCAGGCTCTACGACACCTCGGGCCACATGGTGTGGGTCGGCGAGCGCACCCGTCAGCTGGACCACGCGCACATCGAGTTCGCCGCGCAGATCCGCAACCCGATCGGTGTGAAGCTCGGCCCGACGACGACTCCGGAGGAGGCGCTCAGCTACGTCGAGCGGCTCGACCCGGACCGCGAGCCGGGCCGGCTGACCTTCATCGTCAGGATGGGCGCGGACAAGGTCCGCGACAAGCTGCCGAACCTGGTCGAGAACGTCACCGCGTCCGGTGCCCAGGTCGTCTGGGTCACCGACCCGATGCACGGCAACACCTTCGAGGCCGCGTCCGGCCACAAGACGCGCCGCTTCGACGACGTGCTCGACGAGGTCAAGGGCTTCTTCGAGGTCCACAAGAGCCTCGGTACGCACCCGGGCGGCATCCACGTCGAGCTGACCGGTGACGACGTCACCGAGTGCGTCGGCGGCGGCGACGAGATCTTCGTCGACGATCTGCACCAGCGCTACGAGACGGCCTGCGACCCGCGGCTCAACCGCAGCCAGTCGCTCGACCTGGCGTTCCTGGTCGCGGAGATGTACCGGGCGCAGTAG
- a CDS encoding trp operon leader peptide, whose translation MFATTTRNWWWTAHPAAH comes from the coding sequence ATGTTCGCGACGACGACTCGAAACTGGTGGTGGACCGCTCATCCGGCGGCCCACTGA
- a CDS encoding anthranilate synthase family protein: protein MLISRLLDDHRPFALLRRRTPGHDHDTVELLIGEVRELERLADIPVDDARPALALVPFRQIRERGFDVRDDGTPLAVLVADETYALPLGEVLDALPAHDVRVENGGFDVSDEAYREIVGQVITDEIGQGEGANFVVRRTYTGSVPGFGRADALALFRRLLAGERGAYWTFVVHTGERTLVGASPEVHVRMTGGTVVMNPISGTFRYPPEGPTTEALLDFLGDRKETDELSMVVDEELKMMCTVAGRGGVVIGPRLKEMAHLAHTEYELRGRSSMDVREVLKETMFAATVTGSPVQNACRVIERYESGGRGYYAGALALVGRDAGGAQTLDSPILIRTADIGADGALRVAVGATLVRHSDPASEVAETHAKAAGVLTALGVRPGRDRREAGPAGPRLADDPRVQAALESRRADLAPFWLRMREPVAAVAGRALVVDAEDTFTSMLAHLLRSSGLEVTVRRYDEPGLREAVRAHRGPVVLGPGPGDPTDAADPKMRFLRGLAAELLRDHRHGLLGVCLGHELLAAELGLEIVRKEVPHQGAQERIDFFGREETVGFYNSYTARCDERTVTELAMHRIEVSRAEASGEVHALRGVGFAGVQFHPESVLTLEGAGLVAGLLAGVLV from the coding sequence ATGCTCATCAGCAGACTGCTGGACGACCACCGCCCCTTCGCGCTGCTGCGCAGGCGCACCCCCGGCCACGACCACGACACCGTCGAGCTGCTGATCGGCGAGGTCCGCGAGCTGGAGCGGCTCGCGGACATCCCGGTGGACGACGCCCGGCCCGCTCTCGCGCTGGTGCCGTTCCGGCAGATCAGGGAGCGCGGTTTCGATGTGCGCGACGACGGGACGCCGCTGGCCGTGCTGGTCGCCGACGAGACGTACGCACTGCCGCTCGGCGAGGTGCTGGACGCGCTGCCCGCGCACGACGTACGCGTCGAGAACGGCGGCTTCGACGTCAGCGACGAGGCCTACCGGGAGATCGTCGGGCAGGTGATCACGGACGAGATCGGGCAGGGCGAGGGGGCGAACTTCGTCGTGCGGCGGACCTACACCGGCTCGGTCCCCGGCTTCGGCAGGGCGGACGCGCTCGCCCTGTTCCGGCGGCTGCTCGCCGGTGAGCGCGGTGCCTACTGGACCTTCGTGGTGCACACCGGGGAGCGCACCCTGGTCGGCGCGAGTCCTGAGGTGCACGTCCGGATGACCGGCGGGACCGTCGTGATGAACCCGATCAGCGGGACCTTCCGCTATCCGCCGGAGGGTCCGACCACCGAGGCCCTGCTGGACTTCCTCGGTGACCGCAAGGAGACCGACGAGCTGTCGATGGTCGTCGACGAGGAGCTCAAGATGATGTGCACCGTCGCCGGTAGGGGCGGGGTCGTCATCGGGCCCCGGCTGAAGGAGATGGCCCATCTCGCGCACACCGAGTACGAGTTGCGGGGCCGCAGCTCGATGGATGTGCGCGAGGTGCTGAAGGAGACGATGTTCGCGGCGACCGTCACCGGGTCGCCGGTGCAGAACGCCTGCCGGGTCATCGAACGGTACGAGTCGGGCGGGCGCGGCTACTACGCGGGCGCGCTGGCGCTCGTCGGGCGGGACGCGGGCGGTGCGCAGACCCTGGACTCGCCGATCCTGATCCGTACCGCCGACATCGGTGCCGACGGCGCGCTGCGGGTCGCGGTCGGGGCGACGCTGGTACGCCACTCGGACCCGGCGAGCGAGGTCGCCGAGACGCACGCCAAGGCGGCGGGGGTGCTGACGGCGCTCGGGGTGCGGCCCGGCCGGGACCGGCGGGAGGCCGGGCCCGCGGGGCCGCGGCTGGCGGACGATCCGCGGGTGCAGGCGGCCCTGGAGTCCCGGCGGGCCGACCTGGCACCGTTCTGGCTGCGGATGCGCGAGCCGGTGGCCGCCGTGGCGGGCCGTGCGCTGGTGGTGGACGCGGAGGACACCTTCACCTCGATGCTGGCGCATCTGCTGCGGTCGTCGGGGCTGGAGGTGACCGTACGGCGCTACGACGAGCCGGGGCTGCGCGAGGCGGTACGCGCGCACCGGGGGCCGGTGGTGCTCGGCCCCGGCCCCGGCGACCCGACGGACGCGGCCGACCCGAAGATGCGTTTTCTGCGCGGGCTCGCCGCGGAGCTGCTGCGCGACCACCGGCACGGGCTGCTCGGGGTCTGTCTGGGGCACGAACTGCTCGCGGCCGAGCTGGGACTTGAGATCGTACGGAAGGAGGTCCCGCACCAGGGGGCCCAGGAACGCATCGACTTCTTCGGGCGCGAGGAGACGGTGGGCTTCTACAACTCGTACACGGCGCGGTGCGACGAGCGGACGGTGACGGAGCTGGCCATGCACCGGATCGAGGTGAGCCGTGCGGAGGCGAGCGGTGAGGTGCACGCGCTGCGCGGGGTGGGGTTCGCGGGGGTGCAGTTCCATCCGGAGTCGGTACTGACGCTGGAGGGTGCGGGTCTGGTGGCGGGGCTGCTCGCGGGGGTGCTGGTGTAG
- a CDS encoding 2-hydroxyacid dehydrogenase yields MEILAFGVQADERPLIEAAFAGHHDVHCVDVFLSEDTVPIAAGYEIVSTSVNADLGAKVLRRLAAGGTRLVAQRSTGFNNIDLDVAHELGLTVARVSSYSPYSVAEFAWTLAMAVNRRIVRAAGRTRDFDFRLDGLMGRDLRGRTAGVLGTGKIGEAFTRIAHGFGMNLLGWDVTENPACAALGMRYVGKDQLLAESDLVTLHVPLLPATHHLIGAAELASMKDDAILVNTSRGGLIDTDALVGELRRGRFTGVGLDVYEAEAGLFFLDKSLDVVEDDTLARLVTFPHVLVTSHQAYYTHEAVSQIIEATVRNVADHLAGRRGENTLVPGAPPPAPN; encoded by the coding sequence GTGGAAATCCTCGCGTTCGGCGTGCAGGCCGATGAACGCCCGCTGATCGAGGCGGCCTTCGCCGGACACCACGACGTCCACTGCGTGGATGTCTTCCTCAGCGAGGACACCGTCCCGATCGCGGCCGGCTACGAGATCGTCAGCACCAGCGTCAACGCCGACCTCGGCGCGAAGGTCCTGCGCCGTCTCGCGGCCGGCGGTACGAGACTCGTCGCCCAGCGTTCCACCGGCTTCAACAACATCGACCTGGACGTCGCCCACGAGCTGGGCCTGACCGTCGCCCGGGTCTCGTCCTACTCGCCGTACTCGGTGGCCGAGTTCGCCTGGACCCTCGCGATGGCGGTCAACCGCCGCATCGTCCGGGCCGCGGGCCGCACCAGGGACTTCGACTTCCGCCTGGACGGCCTGATGGGCCGTGACCTGCGCGGCCGGACGGCGGGGGTGCTGGGCACGGGCAAGATCGGTGAGGCCTTCACCCGTATCGCCCACGGCTTCGGCATGAACCTGCTCGGCTGGGACGTCACGGAGAACCCGGCCTGCGCCGCCCTGGGCATGCGGTACGTGGGGAAGGACCAGCTCCTGGCCGAGTCCGACCTGGTCACGCTGCACGTACCGCTGCTGCCCGCGACGCACCACCTCATCGGCGCGGCCGAACTGGCGTCGATGAAGGACGACGCGATCCTCGTGAACACCAGCCGCGGCGGCCTCATCGACACCGACGCCCTGGTCGGCGAGTTGCGGCGGGGCCGTTTCACCGGGGTGGGGCTCGACGTCTACGAGGCGGAGGCGGGGCTCTTCTTCCTCGACAAGTCCCTGGACGTGGTCGAGGACGACACCCTGGCGAGGCTGGTCACGTTCCCGCACGTCCTCGTCACCTCGCACCAGGCGTACTACACGCACGAGGCGGTGAGCCAGATCATCGAGGCGACGGTACGGAACGTGGCGGACCACCTGGCCGGGCGGCGGGGCGAGAACACGCTGGTGCCGGGGGCCCCGCCCCCGGCACCGAACTGA
- a CDS encoding 6-phosphofructokinase has translation MRVGVLTGGGDCPGLNAVIRAVVRKGVQEYGYEFTGFKDGWRGPLEGDTVRLGIPEVRGILPRGGTILGSSRTNPFRTADGVRRVRENLAACGVDALTVIGGEDTLGVAGRLWDEYGIPCVGVPKTIDNDLSATDYTFGFDTAVGIATEAIDRLHTTAESHMRVLVVEVMGRHAGWIALHSGLAGGANVILIPEQRFDIDQVCSWVTSRFRASYAPIVVVAEGAMPKDGDAVLKDGTLDSFGHARLSGIGEWLALEIEKRTGKEARTTVLGHVQRGGTPSAFDRWLATRFGLHAIDAVREGDFGTMVALRGTDIVRVPIAVATAQLKTVDPALYREAGVFFG, from the coding sequence ATGCGGGTCGGAGTACTGACCGGGGGCGGCGACTGCCCCGGACTCAACGCGGTCATCCGAGCTGTCGTCCGCAAGGGCGTGCAGGAGTACGGCTACGAATTCACCGGATTCAAGGACGGATGGCGCGGCCCCCTGGAGGGCGACACGGTCCGGCTCGGCATCCCGGAGGTGCGCGGCATCCTGCCGCGTGGCGGCACCATCCTCGGATCGTCGCGCACCAACCCCTTCAGGACGGCTGACGGTGTCCGCCGGGTCAGGGAGAACCTCGCCGCGTGCGGGGTGGACGCGCTGACAGTGATCGGCGGCGAGGACACCCTCGGGGTGGCGGGCCGCCTCTGGGACGAGTACGGGATTCCCTGCGTCGGCGTACCGAAGACCATCGACAACGACCTCTCGGCCACCGACTACACCTTCGGTTTCGACACAGCCGTGGGCATCGCCACGGAGGCCATCGACCGCCTCCACACCACCGCCGAATCGCACATGCGCGTCCTCGTCGTGGAGGTGATGGGGCGGCACGCGGGCTGGATCGCGCTGCACTCCGGGCTGGCGGGCGGCGCCAACGTCATTCTCATCCCCGAGCAGCGCTTCGACATCGACCAGGTCTGTTCCTGGGTGACCTCGCGCTTCCGGGCGTCCTACGCGCCGATCGTGGTCGTCGCCGAGGGCGCGATGCCCAAGGACGGCGATGCGGTGCTCAAGGACGGCACGCTCGACTCGTTCGGTCATGCCCGGCTCTCCGGCATCGGGGAATGGCTCGCCCTGGAGATCGAGAAGCGCACCGGCAAGGAGGCCCGCACCACGGTCCTCGGCCATGTCCAGCGCGGCGGCACCCCCAGTGCCTTCGACCGCTGGCTGGCCACCCGCTTCGGGCTGCACGCGATCGACGCCGTGCGCGAAGGGGACTTCGGCACGATGGTCGCGCTGCGCGGCACGGACATCGTGCGGGTGCCGATCGCGGTGGCGACCGCACAGCTCAAGACCGTCGACCCGGCGCTGTACCGCGAGGCCGGGGTCTTCTTCGGCTGA
- a CDS encoding response regulator transcription factor, producing MSEQPTVRVMVVDDHPMWRDAVARDLLAAGFDVVATAGDGPQAVRRARATTPDVLVLDLNLPGMPGVQVCKELVGADPELRVLVLSASGEHADVLEAVKSGATGYLLKSASTQELCDAVRSTAVGDPVFTPGLAGLVLGEYRRLASDPAPAASDEPKAPRLTERETEVLRLVAKGLSYKQIAERLVISHRTVQNHVQNTLGKLQLHNRVELVRYAIERGLDGI from the coding sequence ATGAGTGAGCAGCCGACGGTCAGGGTGATGGTGGTCGACGACCACCCGATGTGGCGGGACGCGGTCGCCCGCGACCTCCTCGCCGCGGGTTTCGACGTGGTCGCCACGGCGGGCGACGGACCCCAGGCGGTGCGCCGTGCCCGTGCCACCACGCCCGACGTGCTGGTCCTCGACCTCAATCTGCCCGGGATGCCGGGCGTCCAGGTCTGCAAGGAGCTGGTCGGCGCCGATCCGGAGCTCCGCGTCCTGGTGCTCTCCGCGAGCGGTGAGCACGCCGACGTACTGGAAGCGGTGAAGTCGGGTGCCACCGGCTATCTGCTGAAGTCGGCCAGCACCCAGGAGCTGTGCGACGCGGTGCGCAGTACCGCCGTCGGCGACCCGGTCTTCACCCCGGGACTGGCCGGTCTGGTGCTCGGGGAGTACCGCAGGCTCGCCTCCGACCCGGCGCCCGCGGCCTCCGACGAGCCGAAGGCCCCGCGGCTCACCGAGCGCGAGACCGAGGTGCTGCGGCTCGTCGCCAAGGGGCTGAGCTACAAGCAGATCGCCGAGCGGCTGGTCATCTCGCACCGCACCGTCCAGAACCACGTGCAGAACACCCTCGGCAAGCTTCAGCTGCACAACCGGGTGGAGCTCGTGAGGTACGCGATAGAGCGCGGCCTCGACGGCATCTGA
- the macS gene encoding MacS family sensor histidine kinase: MAKERRERVVRMSVEQPLWRALTGYRVLTLVYAILLVAFAYDKFARHWVAVSYLSVLTVWTLATLPRVANAAHCTKRFLGADLTLALVGILLTPFADTHARVVGGATTLPSIWTAGSVLAFAIKGGWRWAAFASSLVAVANIVERGEPSRDTLHNILLVWIASIAIGYIVEVARASERTLARALEIEAATRERERLARDIHDSVLQVLAMVQRRGTELGGESAELGRMAGEQEVALRTLVSSGLVPPARIPVGTADRTGGTDRIARTVGGNSGTGEGGGGIRGDRPQESGPCDLRTLLAPHAGSRVSFAEPGAPVLLDPVAATELAAAVSAALDNVRRHAGDSAQAWILVEDEPDEVIVTVRDDGPGIPDGRLAVAEGEGRLGVALSIRGRLRDLGGSAELISVPGQGTEVELKVPRGKAGRT; the protein is encoded by the coding sequence ATGGCGAAGGAACGGCGCGAGCGGGTCGTGCGGATGTCGGTGGAGCAGCCCCTGTGGCGTGCCCTGACGGGCTACCGCGTCCTGACGCTGGTCTACGCGATCCTGTTGGTCGCTTTCGCGTACGACAAGTTCGCGCGCCACTGGGTGGCCGTCAGCTATCTCTCCGTGCTGACCGTCTGGACGCTGGCCACGCTCCCCAGGGTCGCCAACGCCGCCCACTGCACCAAACGTTTCCTCGGCGCCGACCTCACCCTCGCCCTCGTCGGCATCCTGCTCACGCCCTTCGCGGACACGCACGCCCGGGTCGTCGGCGGCGCCACGACGCTGCCGTCGATATGGACCGCGGGCTCGGTCCTCGCCTTCGCCATCAAGGGCGGCTGGCGCTGGGCGGCGTTCGCCTCGTCCCTGGTGGCGGTCGCCAACATCGTCGAGCGTGGTGAACCCAGCAGGGACACCCTCCACAACATCCTGCTCGTGTGGATCGCCTCCATCGCCATCGGCTACATCGTCGAGGTCGCCCGCGCCTCCGAGCGCACCCTCGCCCGCGCCCTGGAGATCGAGGCGGCGACCCGGGAAAGGGAGCGGCTGGCCCGGGACATCCACGACAGCGTGCTCCAGGTCCTGGCCATGGTGCAGCGGCGCGGCACCGAGCTGGGCGGCGAATCCGCCGAGCTGGGCAGGATGGCGGGGGAACAGGAGGTCGCCCTGCGCACCCTGGTCTCCAGCGGGCTGGTGCCTCCCGCACGGATCCCCGTCGGCACCGCGGACCGCACCGGCGGAACCGACCGCATCGCCAGGACCGTCGGCGGGAACTCCGGGACCGGGGAGGGTGGCGGGGGCATCCGTGGTGACCGGCCGCAGGAGAGCGGGCCGTGCGATCTGCGCACGCTTCTCGCCCCGCACGCCGGATCACGCGTGAGCTTCGCGGAACCGGGTGCCCCGGTCCTGCTGGACCCGGTGGCGGCCACGGAGCTGGCGGCTGCTGTCAGTGCCGCCCTGGACAATGTGCGCAGACACGCGGGAGACAGCGCCCAGGCCTGGATCCTGGTCGAGGACGAGCCCGACGAGGTGATCGTGACGGTGCGGGACGACGGTCCCGGCATCCCGGACGGGCGGCTCGCCGTGGCCGAGGGGGAGGGGCGCCTCGGTGTCGCCCTGTCGATCCGCGGCCGGCTGCGGGACCTCGGGGGCAGCGCCGAACTGATCTCGGTGCCCGGCCAGGGCACGGAGGTAGAACTGAAGGTTCCACGGGGGAAGGCAGGACGCACATGA
- a CDS encoding lysophospholipid acyltransferase family protein, with protein sequence MKFAIGGSLKVAFRPWVEGLENIPAEGPAILASNHLSFSDSFFLPAVLDRKVTFIAKAEYFTSPGVKGKLTAAFFKGVGQLPVDRSGSRGAGEAAVRSGVDVLARGELFGIYPEGTRSPDGRLYRGKPGGLARVALASGAPVIPVAMIDTEKIQPPGQVVPKLMRPGIRIGEPLDFSRYHGMENDRFILRSVTDEVMYEIMKLSGQEYVDIYATAAKRRIADEEKAAKAAKAAKAEADKAEGTDRPGS encoded by the coding sequence ATGAAGTTCGCCATCGGAGGGTCGCTCAAGGTGGCCTTCAGGCCCTGGGTGGAGGGTCTGGAGAACATCCCCGCCGAGGGGCCCGCCATCCTCGCGAGCAACCATCTCTCGTTCTCGGACTCCTTCTTCCTGCCCGCTGTCCTGGACCGCAAGGTCACCTTCATCGCCAAGGCCGAGTACTTCACGTCCCCCGGGGTGAAGGGCAAGCTCACCGCGGCCTTCTTCAAGGGCGTCGGCCAGCTGCCGGTGGACCGCTCGGGCAGCCGGGGCGCCGGCGAGGCCGCGGTCAGGAGCGGTGTCGACGTCCTGGCGCGGGGCGAACTCTTCGGCATCTACCCGGAGGGCACACGCTCGCCCGACGGCCGCCTCTACCGGGGCAAGCCCGGCGGTCTCGCCCGGGTGGCGCTGGCCTCCGGCGCCCCGGTGATCCCGGTCGCGATGATCGACACCGAGAAGATCCAGCCGCCCGGACAGGTGGTCCCCAAGCTGATGCGCCCGGGGATCAGGATCGGTGAGCCGCTCGACTTCAGCCGCTACCACGGCATGGAGAACGACCGGTTCATCCTGCGTTCGGTGACCGACGAGGTCATGTACGAGATCATGAAGCTCTCCGGCCAGGAGTACGTCGACATCTACGCCACCGCGGCGAAGCGCCGGATCGCGGACGAGGAGAAGGCCGCGAAGGCCGCGAAGGCCGCGAAGGCGGAAGCGGACAAGGCCGAGGGGACGGACCGGCCCGGCAGCTAG
- a CDS encoding alpha/beta hydrolase, whose product MPVLPGAEPYRHEGGEVGVLLCHGFTGSPQSLRPWAEYLAARGLTVSLPLLPGHGTRWQDMQLTGWQDWYAEVDRELRALLDRCSQVFVFGLSMGGALTLRLAAKHGHAVSGVVVVNPLNKLHGLSAYALPLARHLVRTTKGVASDIAEEGSVEVGYDRVPLHSAHSLRNFCRLVDRELPQVTQPILLLHSPQDHVVPPADSARILSRVSSTDVEEVLLEQSYHVATLDHDAERIFEKSYAFIGRLAPSVGTKGSTTGG is encoded by the coding sequence GTGCCGGTGCTTCCTGGAGCCGAGCCCTACCGCCACGAGGGCGGCGAGGTCGGTGTCCTCCTCTGCCATGGATTCACCGGATCGCCGCAGTCGCTGCGTCCCTGGGCGGAGTATCTGGCCGCGCGCGGGCTGACCGTGTCCCTGCCGCTGCTCCCCGGACACGGCACCCGCTGGCAGGACATGCAGCTCACCGGCTGGCAGGACTGGTACGCGGAGGTCGACAGGGAGCTGCGGGCGCTGCTCGACCGCTGCTCCCAGGTCTTCGTCTTCGGCCTCTCGATGGGCGGCGCGCTGACGCTGCGGCTCGCCGCCAAGCACGGTCACGCGGTCAGCGGTGTCGTCGTGGTCAACCCGTTGAACAAGCTGCACGGCCTTTCTGCGTACGCGCTGCCGCTCGCCCGGCATCTGGTCCGTACGACCAAGGGTGTGGCCAGCGACATCGCCGAGGAGGGCTCCGTCGAGGTCGGGTACGACCGGGTGCCGCTGCACTCCGCGCACTCCCTGCGGAACTTCTGCCGCCTCGTGGACCGCGAGCTGCCGCAGGTCACCCAGCCGATACTGCTGCTGCACAGTCCGCAGGACCATGTGGTGCCGCCCGCCGACTCGGCGCGCATCCTCAGCCGGGTCTCCTCGACCGACGTGGAGGAGGTCCTGCTGGAACAGAGCTACCACGTGGCGACGTTGGACCACGATGCGGAGCGGATTTTCGAGAAGAGTTACGCGTTCATCGGCCGCCTCGCTCCGAGCGTCGGGACGAAGGGGAGCACCACCGGTGGCTGA
- a CDS encoding endonuclease/exonuclease/phosphatase family protein: protein MAITTLPESRTENGSAVIRVLSYNIRSMRDDREALARVISACDPDLVLIQEAPRFFRWRKAAAWLAARTDLVTLGGGATAAGPLLLCSLRATVERTEDVLLPRTPGLHQRGFATAVVRIGGARIGVLSCHLSLRSDERHTQAGLLLDRLDTMDVPHAVVAGDLNERPDGRSFQRLAAALQDCWATKQWGGEYTSPAQDPRSRIDAVFATAGVEVLGCGVPSDVPAADLRAASDHLPVLAALRVPTA from the coding sequence ATGGCGATCACTACGCTGCCCGAATCCCGTACGGAGAACGGCTCGGCCGTAATCCGGGTGCTCAGCTACAACATCCGTTCGATGCGCGACGACCGCGAGGCACTGGCCCGCGTGATCAGCGCCTGCGACCCCGACCTGGTCCTCATCCAGGAGGCCCCGCGCTTCTTCCGCTGGCGCAAGGCGGCGGCCTGGCTCGCCGCCCGCACCGACCTGGTGACACTCGGCGGCGGGGCCACCGCGGCGGGCCCGCTGCTGCTCTGCTCCCTGCGGGCCACGGTGGAGCGCACGGAGGACGTACTGCTCCCGCGCACGCCGGGGCTGCACCAGCGGGGATTCGCGACCGCGGTGGTACGGATCGGGGGCGCCCGGATCGGCGTACTCAGCTGTCACCTGAGCCTCCGGTCCGACGAACGCCACACGCAGGCGGGGCTGCTGCTCGACCGTCTCGACACGATGGACGTCCCGCACGCCGTCGTGGCCGGTGACCTGAACGAGCGCCCGGACGGCCGGAGTTTCCAGCGGCTCGCGGCGGCGCTCCAGGACTGCTGGGCGACCAAGCAGTGGGGTGGCGAGTACACGTCGCCGGCGCAGGACCCCCGCTCCCGCATCGACGCGGTCTTCGCGACGGCGGGGGTGGAAGTGCTGGGGTGCGGGGTGCCGTCGGACGTCCCGGCGGCGGATCTCCGGGCGGCCTCGGACCACTTGCCGGTCCTGGCCGCGCTGCGGGTACCGACGGCCTGA
- a CDS encoding ROK family glucokinase, with protein sequence MGLTIGVDIGGTKIAAGVVDEEGAILDVHKVPTPPTAEGIVDAICAAVSEAGKGHDIEAVGIGAAGYVDDKRATVLFAPNINWRHEPLKDKVEQRVGLPVVVENDANAAAWGEYKFGAGQGHEDVICITLGTGLGGGIIIGNKLRRGRFGVAAEFGHIRVVPDGLLCGCGSQGCWEQYASGRALVRYATQRAYATPENAKILLSLGDGTPGGIQGKHISEAARQGDLVAVDSFRELARWAGAGLADLASLFDPSAFIVGGGVSDEGELVLDPIRKSFRRWLIGGAWRPHAQVLAAQLGGEAGLVGAADLARQG encoded by the coding sequence ATGGGACTCACCATCGGCGTCGACATCGGCGGCACGAAGATCGCGGCCGGAGTGGTCGACGAAGAGGGCGCCATTCTCGATGTGCACAAGGTGCCCACCCCGCCGACCGCCGAAGGCATCGTCGACGCGATCTGCGCGGCAGTCTCCGAGGCCGGCAAGGGGCACGACATCGAGGCCGTCGGCATCGGCGCCGCCGGATACGTCGACGACAAGCGCGCGACCGTCCTCTTCGCACCGAACATCAACTGGCGGCACGAGCCGCTGAAGGACAAGGTCGAGCAGCGCGTCGGCCTGCCGGTCGTCGTCGAGAACGACGCCAACGCCGCTGCCTGGGGCGAGTACAAGTTCGGCGCGGGGCAGGGCCACGAGGACGTCATCTGCATCACCCTCGGCACCGGCCTCGGCGGCGGCATCATCATCGGCAACAAGCTGCGCCGCGGACGCTTCGGCGTGGCCGCCGAGTTCGGCCACATCCGGGTCGTCCCGGACGGGCTGCTGTGCGGCTGCGGCAGCCAGGGCTGCTGGGAGCAGTACGCCTCCGGCCGCGCCCTCGTCAGGTACGCCACGCAGCGTGCCTACGCCACCCCGGAGAACGCCAAGATCCTTCTCTCCCTCGGTGACGGCACGCCCGGCGGCATCCAGGGCAAGCACATCAGCGAGGCCGCCCGGCAGGGCGACCTCGTCGCGGTCGACTCGTTCCGCGAGCTGGCGCGCTGGGCCGGTGCCGGTCTCGCCGACCTCGCCTCGCTCTTCGACCCGTCGGCGTTCATCGTCGGCGGTGGGGTGTCGGACGAGGGCGAGCTGGTCCTCGACCCGATCCGCAAGTCCTTCCGGCGCTGGCTGATCGGCGGCGCCTGGCGTCCGCACGCGCAGGTGCTCGCGGCCCAACTGGGCGGCGAGGCCGGTCTGGTGGGCGCGGCGGACCTGGCCCGCCAGGGCTGA